In Carassius gibelio isolate Cgi1373 ecotype wild population from Czech Republic chromosome B13, carGib1.2-hapl.c, whole genome shotgun sequence, one genomic interval encodes:
- the sgpp1b gene encoding sphingosine-1-phosphate phosphatase 1 codes for MAGALKSEFVRLMQYLQDPQHVARFQRLCGVRGTEPTDRLRNGVPSTRHGDVQNGGGDATRRRTTGAESEREKHNNGVANGAAGENVNGQAQDKDGVEAQRSAVKPLRRNSLTGDVGQEFIIDNKFLYYLFTLGTELGNELFYISFFPFFMWNVDAYVSRRLVVVWVWVMYLGQCTKDVIRWPRPASPPVVKVEMFYNSEYSMPSTHAMSGTAIPLSLFLLTYGRWEYPLLLGLSLAISWCVLVCLSRIYMGMHSILDIIAGFLYSLLILVVFSPALDIIDTFNRKHPYAPLIIISLHVGLGLFSFTLDTWSTSRGDTAQILGSGAGIALASHINYHLGLLPDPPASMFPIQPPSFTLSLIGLCLLRFLLGVIILLATRAVMKALTIPLVCWVFGIPSSDVRKARQHMEVELPYRYIVYGAVGLNAHFLVPFLFVCVGLL; via the exons ATGGCAGGCGCGTTGAAATCGGAATTCGTTCGTCTCATGCAATATTTGCAGGACCCCCAGCACGTCGCCCGATTCCAACGGCTGTGCGGGGTGCGCGGGACCGAACCGACTGACAGACTCCGTAACGGGGTGCCAAGCACTCGCCACGGGGATGTTCAGAACGGAGGCGGAGACGCCACCCGCCGTAGAACAACAGGAGCAGAGAGCGAAAGGGAGAAACACAATAACGGCGTGGCAAACGGGGCTGCGGGAGAAAACGTCAACGGGCAGGCGCAGGATAAAGACGGGGTCGAGGCTCAAAGATCCGCGGTAAAGCCGTTGCGCAGAAACTCTCTCACCGGAGACGTCGGGCAGGAGTTCATCATCGACAATAAGTTTCTTTACTACCTGTTCACGCTTGGTACCGAGCTTGGGAACGAGCTGTTCTACATCTCATTCTTCCCGTTCTTCATGTGGAACGTGGACGCGTATGTGAGCCGCCGGTTAGTCGTGGTCTGGGTGTGGGTCATGTATCTCGGCCAGTGCACGAAAGATGTGATCCGCTGGCCGAGACCTGCCTCGCCTCCGGTGGTCAAGGTGGAGATGTTTTACAACTCGGAGTACAGCATGCCTTCCACGCATGCCATGTCCGGTACCGCAATACCGTTGAGCCTGTTCCTGCTGACCTACGGTCGATGGGAG taTCCTCTGCTGCTGGGTCTCTCTCTAGCTATCAGCTGGTGTGTCCTGGTGTGTTTGAGCCGCATATACATGGGCATGCACTCCATACTG GACATTATTGCTGGTTTTCTGTACAGTTTGCTGATTCTGGTGGTCTTCAGTCCTGCTCTGGACATCATCGACACCTTTAACCGCAAACATCCCTATGCCCCACTCATCATCATCTCACTTCACGTAGGACTAGGCCTCTTCTCCTTCACCTTGGACACCTGGAGCACCTCACGCGGCGACACCGCCCAAATCCTGGGCTCTGGCGCGGGGATTGCTTTGGCATCCCACATCAACTACCACCTGGGCCTTTTGCCAGACCCACCTGCATCCATGTTTCCTATTCAGCCCCCGTCTTTCACCCTCAGCCTGATTGGACTCTGTCTGCTCCGCTTTCTCCTCGGTGTCATCATTCTTCTGGCTACCAGAGCCGTAATGAAAGCTCTCACCATCCCGCTGGTCTGCTGGGTCTTTGGGATTCCCAGCAGCGACGTCCGGAAAGCAAGGCAGCACATGGAGGTGGAGCTGCCGTATCGTTATATCGTCTATGGAGCCGTGGGGTTAAATGCGCATTTTCTTGTGCCTTTCCTGTTTGTATGTGTGGGTCTGTTGTGA
- the wdr89 gene encoding WD repeat-containing protein 89 codes for MMDTLEDTFRTLSIARRLQPSDATYILELSCASSGSDVLAVCCSNHSVHLHSRETLRLVGDFQGHTAPVCGVRFSHLSPHLLFTGSADGTLRCWDVRRPGSDATQVFRSDSTHSYCSFDVSCSDRVLCAGTEQVGEDSFLVFWDARMVQDGGEMGGLLGVYSESHSDDITTVKFHPQQADRLASGATDGLVNVFDLSLGREDDALVTTCNCNSSASSLCWTGKDLDQLLCLTHDEGLHLWDVARPDSDDTLTLLSSADARTLVQLPDGASLEYFVGGTWLSDEERILLVGGSNHGELHLLDCSGCGLRFIKSLRGGHSATVRCFQWDAISQSLLTGGEDGQLLQWKAGAEEISVGKKDSLKSISSMQLKTKAHRKQAVQKDRSKLA; via the exons ATGATGGACACTCTGGAGGACACCTTTAGGACTCTCTCCATTGCCAGGAGGCTACAGCCCAGTGATGCCACGTACATTTTGGAGCTCTCCTGTGCCAGCAGTGGGTCAGATGTGCTGGCTGTGTGCTGCTCCAATCACTCTGTGCACCTGCACAGCAGAGAGACGCTCCGCCTGGTGGGTGACTTCCAGGGTCATACAGCTCCTGTGTGTGGAGTGCGTTTCTCTCATCTCTCACCTCACCTGCTGTTCACCGGCTCTGCTGATGGGACACTGCGGTGCTGGGACGTCCGGCGGCCTGGTTCTGATGCCACCCAGGTGTTCCGTAGTGATTCGACACATTCGTACTGCTCGTTTGATGTGAGCTGTAGTGATCGTGTGCTGTGCGCAGGCACGGAGCAGGTGGGGGAGGACAGTTTTTTGGTATTCTGGGATGCCCGTATGGTTCAGGATGGAGGTGAGATGGGCGGTCTGCTGGGCGTTTACTCAGAGTCACACAGTGATGACATAACTACGGTGAAGTTCCACCCCCAGCAGGCAGATCGTTTGGCTTCTGGAGCCACAGATGGGCTTGTGAACGTGTTCGATCTGAGTCTGGGTAGAGAGGATGATGCTCTTGTGACCACCTGTAACTGCAATTCCTCTGCCAGCTCCCTCTGCTGGACAG GCAAAGATCTTGACCAGCTGCTTTGTCTGACTCATGACGAAGGGCTCCACCTATGGGACGTCGCTCGCCCAGACAGTGATGACACTCTGACCCTTCTGAGCTCGGCTGATGCTCGAACACTTGTCCAGCTCCCCGATGGAGCGTCGCTTGAGTACTTTGTGGGCGGTACATGGCTGTCAGATGAGGAGCGTATTCTGTTAGTGGGAGGGAGTAATCATGGAGAGCTCCACCTCCTGGACTGCAGTGGGTGTGGTCTGAGGTTCATTAAATCCCTCAGAGGGGGTCATTCAGCTACAGTGAGGTGCTTCCAGTGGGATGCAATCAGTCAGTCTCTGTTGACGGGTGGAGAAGATGGCCAGTTGTTGCAGTGGAAAGCAGGAGCTGAGGAAATCAGTGTGGGGAAGAAAGATTCTCTGAAAAGCATCTCCTCCATGCAGCTCAAAACTAAAGCTCACAGAAAACAAGCTGTACAGAAAGACCGCTCAAAACTAGCATGA